A stretch of Vigna angularis cultivar LongXiaoDou No.4 chromosome 4, ASM1680809v1, whole genome shotgun sequence DNA encodes these proteins:
- the LOC108330707 gene encoding WRKY transcription factor WRKY51: protein MAVDMVDPVPRTRMEEQLAIQEAASAGLKSMEHLIRLLSPSPCNSSFSSNNNNLDCSQITDFTVSKFKQVINLLNRTGHARFRRAPSQPQPQAPPQPNPQPQLQAQQGFTLDFVKPTILNSKPCNKDETLTLSTTTTTSSSFLSSVTNDASVSDGKLGPFLPPSAAKPPLSSSHRKKCRDAALSTKPSCHCSKKRKSRVKQSIRVPAISSKIADIPPDEYSWRKYGQKPIKGSPFPRGYYKCSTVKGCPARKHVERAQDDPKMLIVTYEGEHRHALPLPAATGGGFGL from the exons ATGGCAGTGGATATGGTGGATCCTGTTCCCAGAACCAGGATGGAGGAACAATTAGCAATACAAGAAGCTGCTTCCGCTGGTTTGAAAAGCATGGAGCATCTCATTCGCCTCCTTTCTCCCTCTCCCTgcaattcttctttttcttctaacaACAACAACCTCGACTGCTCCCAAATCACCGACTTCACCGTCTCCAAGTTCAAACAGGTCATTAACCTTCTCAACCGCACCGGCCACGCCCGCTTCCGCCGTGCACCGTCCCAACCCCAACCCCAGGCCCCACCGCAACCAAACCCACAACCACAACTTCAAGCCCAACAAGGTTTCACTTTGGATTTCGTTAAACCCACCATTCTCAACTCTAAGCCCTGCAACAAAGACGAAACTCTCACTCTCTCCacaaccaccaccacctcctctTCCTTTTTATCCTCCGTCACCAACGACGCCAGCGTCTCCGACGGAAAGCTCGGTCCTTTCCTCCCTCCCTCCGCCGCCAAACCTCCTCTCTCCTCATCCCACCGGAAAAAGTGCCGCGACGCCGCGCTCTCCACCAAACCCTCCTGCCACTGCTCCAAGAAAAG GAAATCACGCGTGAAACAATCCATCAGAGTCCCGGCGATAAGTTCCAAGATCGCCGACATCCCGCCGGACGAGTACTCGTGGAGGAAGTACGGGCAAAAACCGATCAAGGGTTCACCTTTTCCTCG TGGGTACTACAAGTGCAGCACCGTCAAAGGGTGTCCGGCGAGGAAGCACGTGGAGCGCGCGCAAGATGACCCGAAGATGCTGATAGTGACGTACGAGGGCGAGCACCGTCACGCGCTTCCGTTGCCTGCCGCTACTGGCGGTGGTTTCGGGCTTTGA
- the LOC108331021 gene encoding uncharacterized protein LOC108331021: MYVDHAFSISDEDIMMETSYTVNNKPPVKEIALAVSLLVCGLLGIIIGSLMAYNHVGGDTAHGVFFAILGVILFIPGSYYTRIAYYAYKGYKGFSFSNIPPV, encoded by the exons ATGTACGTGGATCACGCCTTCTCGATTTCGGATGAGGATATCATGATGGAAACCTCGTACACCGTCAACAACAAACCCCCCGTCAAGGAGATCGCCCTTGCCGTATCCCTCCTCGTCTGTGGCCTCCTCGGCATCATCATCGGTTCCCTCATGGCCTACAACCATGTGGGCGGCGACACTGCTCACG GGGTCTTCTTTGCAATACTTGGAGTAATCTTGTTCATACCGGGTTCCTACTACACGAGGATTGCGTATTATGCTTACAAGGGATACAAAGGGTTCTCTTTCTCTAACATACCCCCCGTGTAA
- the LOC108330116 gene encoding putative disease resistance protein At1g50180, with product MMAQAVVSFIVQSLGDLLIQEAVFLYGVEDQVLQLQTELRMMRSYLQDADRRQDENESLRSWISEIREAAYDSDDVIESYALREASRRNLPGVSNLIRRYASIINRFIEIHMVGSHVGNVKARISSLTRSLKTYGIKPEKEEPSNSMHGRQNLRRSYSHVIEEDIIGVDDDVKKLESYLVDPSKRVVAICGMGGLGKTTLAKKVYHSVDVRNSFKSRAWAYISQHCQARDVWIGILFRLISPSQEQRQEIDNMRDEELAKMLYQVQMEKSCLVVLDDIWNAETWSKLKPAFPHGTSVSAVGSKILLTSRNIDVAFQMDPSCYLHTLKCLNEVDSWELFQKKSFLKIDDPDYGEKEKLGREMVGRCGGLPLAIIVLGGLLASKPTFFEWDTVCQNINSYLRRANGKEQRLEEVLALSYYELPYQLKPCFLHLAHFPENLEIPTKKLIRIWVAEGIISLAHSEGEGEEALEDVAQRYLTELVERCMIQVVEKSSSGRIRSCQMHNLMRELCVERAHLENFLQEINSRNVDESRGTSRARSVGKVRRIALFLDQDVDRFFPSELKSHHHLRSLLCFHEKTARLSEWGLMKSFFKKCRLLRVLNLEGMQGLGGKLPKEIGYLIHLRFLSLRNTKIDELPTSIGNLKCLMTLDLLTGNSTVQIPNVIGNMQKMRHLYLPESCGNGIERWQLDNLKNLQTLINFPAEKCHVTDLMKLTNLRKLVIDDPNFGGIFRYPNVQFRHLESLFFVSYEDISVVHVALGCPNLYKLHIEGPIKNFPEPHQLSSKLLKLKLTGSGLLVDPMPTLEKLPNLRLLELQLDSFVGKQLHCSSKGFAQLKSLVIHDLFNLEEWRLDKGAMPCLRELKIENCTKLEKVPDGLRFLTTLQHLEIRSMFAAFRTKLEKGGEDHYKIQHVSAVVFCYCDY from the exons ATGATGGCTCAGGCTGTAGTGAGCTTCATAGTGCAAAGTCTTGGTGATTTGCTGATTCAAGAAGCAGTGTTCCTATATGGGGTGGAAGACCAAGTGTTGCAGCTGCAAACTGAATTGAGGATGATGCGCTCTTACTTGCAAGATGCAGACAGAAGGCAAGATGAAAACGAAAGCCTAAGGAGTTGGATTTCAGAAATCAGAGAAGCAGCTTATGATTCTGATGATGTCATTGAGTCATATGCCCTCAGAGAGGCCTCAAGAAGAAATTTGCCAGGTGTGTCGAACCTCATCAGAAGGTATGCTTCAATCATCAACCGGTTTATAGAAATCCACATGGTGGGATCTCATGTTGGTAATGTCAAAGCCAGGATTTCTAGCCTCACAAGGAGTCTTAAAACCTATGGCATAAAACCTGAGAAAGAAGAGCCCTCAAATTCTATGCACGGGAGACAGAATTTGAGGAGGTCTTATTCACATGTCATTGAAGAGGACATAATTGGTGTTGACGATGATGTCAAGAAGTTGGAGTCATATTTGGTGGATCCCAGCAAAAGAGTGGTGGCCATTTGTGGGATGGGAGGATTGGGGAAGACAACATTGGCAAAGAAGGTGTATCATAGTGTTGATGTGAGGAACAGTTTTAAGAGCCGGGCTTGGGCTTACATATCACAGCACTGCCAAGCAAGGGATGTGTGGATAGGAATTTTATTTAGGCTGATCTCTCCTTCACAGGAGCAAAGACAGGAAATTGACAATATGAGAGATGAAGAGCTTGCAAAGATGCTTTACCAAGTTCAAATGGAGAAGAGTTGCTTAGTGGTCCTTGATGATATTTGGAATGCAGAAACATGGAGCAAACTGAAGCCTGCCTTCCCTCATGGAACATCAGTATCAGCAGTTGGTAGCAAAATATTGCTAACTTCTCGAAACATTGATGTTGCCTTCCAGATGGATCCTAGTTGTTATCTTCACACACTAAAATGTTTGAATGAAGTTGACAGCTGGGAGTTGTTCCAAAAGAAGTCATTTCTAAAAATTGATGATCCAG ACTACGGAGAGAAGGAGAAGTTGGGAAGGGAAATGGTTGGAAGATGTGGAGGTTTACCATTGGCCATCATTGTTCTTGGAGGACTGTTAGCATCAAAGCCTACATTCTTTGAATGGGACACTGTGTGCCAGAACATCAACTCATATTTGAGGAGAGCAAACGGCAAAGAACAACGCTTAGAAGAGGTGTTGGCTTTGAGCTATTACGAATTACCATACCAGTTGAAGCCATGCTTCCTACACTTGGCTCATTTCCCTGAAAATTTAGAGATACCAACAAAGAAACTAATTAGAATATGGGTGGCAGAGGGTATTATATCTTTGGCTCACAGTGAAGGAGAAGGTGAAGAAGCTCTTGAGGATGTGGCACAACGTTACCTGACTGAGCTAGTGGAGAGGTGCATGATTCAAGTAGTTGAAAAGAGTTCATCAGGAAGAATTAGAAGTTGCCAAATGCACAACCTCATGAGGGAACTTTGTGTTGAGAGGGCACATTTGGAAAACTTTCTTCAGGAGATCAATTCCCGGAATGTAGATGAATCTAGAGGGACATCAAGAGCAAGGTCAGTGGGAAAAGTTCGCAGGATTGCCTTGTTTTTGGATCAAGATGTTGATAGGTTCTTCCCTTCAGAACTGAAAAGCCACCACCATTTAAGGTCTCTTCTTTGCTTCCATGAAAAGACAGCTAGGCTCAGTGAATGGGGTTTGATGAAGtcatttttcaaaaaatgtaGGTTACTCAGAGTCCTGAACTTGGAAGGAATGCAGGGTCTGGGAGGGAAGTTGCCAAAAGAAATTGGCTATTTGATCCACCTAAGGTTTCTCAGTCTCAGAAATACCAAAATTGATGAGTTGCCCACATCAATAGGTAATTTAAAATGCTTGATGACCCTGGATCTTCTAACGGGGAATTCAACTGTGCAAATACCAAATGTCATAGGTAACATGCAAAAAATGAGACATTTATATCTACCAGAGTCTTGTGGTAATGGCATTGAAAGGTGGCAACTGGACAACCTGAAAAACTTGCAGACACTGATTAACTTCCCTGCAGAAAAGTGTCATGTAACAGATCTCATGAAATTAACCAATTTGAGAAAGCTAGTGATTGATGATCCTAACTTCGGAGGTATCTTTAGGTATCCTAATGTGCAATTTAGGCACCTAGAGTCATTGTTTTTTGTTAGTTATGAAGATATATCAGTTGTCCATGTTGCATTAGGATGTCCCAATCTTTACAAACTGCACATAGAAGGACCTATAAAGAATTTTCCTGAACCCCACCAACTTTCTTCCAAGCTTCTGAAGCTAAAGTTGACGGGTTCTGGACTTCTTGTAGATCCGATGCCAACATTAGAGAAGCTTCCAAATTTAAGGTTGCTTGAGCTACAACTTGATTCATTCGTAGGCAAGCAACTGCATTGTTCCAGCAAAGGCTTTGCTCAACTCAAGTCTCTGGTTATCCATGATTTGTTCAATCTTGAGGAGTGGAGGTTGGATAAAGGAGCCATGCCTTGTCTTAGAGaacttaagattgaaaattGCACCAAGCTTGAGAAGGTTCCAGATGGGCTCAGATTTCTTACCACTCTTCAGCATCTGGAGATCAGATCAATGTTTGCAGCATTCAGAACCAAACTTGAAAAAGGAGGAGAGGATCACTACAAAATCCAACATGTGTCAGCTGTGGTTTTTTGTTACTGTGACTATTAG